From the genome of Chthoniobacterales bacterium:
ATCGCCGTGGCCAAGTCCAGTTCCTCGGCGACCTGCACGTTGCCTTCCACGGGATCCGCGCCGAAAGGGGTGAGACGCGAATAGGGCTTTCCGGGAACAAAGCATGAGCGGAAGGTGTCCTTGGTCCATCCGATCGGCGGCGGCGCATCGAGAATCTCCGAGGCCCGCCTCTGGTTTTCGAATTCGACAGACGGATCGCCGTGCAGACGCCCGGGGAAATACGTCTTGCGGAAATGCATGGGATATTTTTCGGCCAAGGGAAATTGCTTCCGCGTATCCTTCCCGGCTATGACCATTTCGGCGGACATCAGTTGCAGGCCGTTGGCCTCGCGTCGCGCGATGGTGCGCATCACAAAATCGTGCTCGGGCGCGTAGCGGATAAGCTGGGCATACTCCGGAGCAAGCAGCACTTCATGCCGCGGAGACACGGGAACCATGGCCGCTTCGGGTGTTTCCATCGCGGCCCAGTTTTTCCAAGCGCGGGGCGCTTGCCAACAATCAAAGCTCGCGCCGGAGACGACTTCCAGTGGAACGGGGCTTGTCAGACAAGCGGCAAAGGGATTAGTGAAAAGCGCATGAAGAAGTTCCTCCCGATCCTCGCGGCCCTCATCTCCACCGCAATAACCTCTCCGGCGGACGACGACTATCCGGTGTCTGTCGATGAACTTCCGCAGAAAGTCACCGCGGCGGTGGCGGATTACCTTCCCGGCTCGACTATCGAATCCGCGCGTGCCGACGAGGATGACGGCCGCCTTTATTACGACCTCAAAGTCCTTCACCAAGACGAGTTGCTTCACATCGAGGTGCTGCGCGGTGGGCGCATCCGCGAGATCGACATGAACCGCGGGTATCCGGGACTGGTGCGGCTGATTGATCGGGAGACCTCCCTTTCGGACGACATCGCGGTCGATGAACTCCCGGCGAACGTTTCAGCCGGCGTGGCGGATTTTTTCCCGGATTCGAAAATTATCTCGGCGGCGCGCGGCGAGAACGACGGCAAGCGGTTTTACCGCCTGCGTGTGCGCCACAGGGATCTGGTGCTGAACATGGACGTCACCACCAAGGGCCAGATCCTCGATATCGACACGGCGAAGTAGGTGCGGCGGAAGCGGTGCGAAGTGCCGGCTAAGCAAGGGCCGACAGCACGATCGCCAAGTTCGTTAACGCCAGCACCAAGGCGGGCAGCAAAGCATACCACGGATCGCGGATGCGCCAGCGGGCCCAGAGCCCGCAGAGCATGAGGGCGAACAATCCGCTTGCCGCCGCGACTTGCAGGGGTTGCCACCACCAGCCCGCGATGAGGCCGCAGGCACCGGCGATTTCGAGCCAGCCGACCAGCAAACGCCAACGTCCCAATCGGTAGCGCTCGAACTCCGCTACCATCGCCCGTGAGAAAACGCAGGCCGCTCCGTAGAACAGGAACGCGGCGGCGGAAACGGCAGCAAGAAAATCGATTGTGGTCGGCACCGGAAAAATTCTCCTGACGCCAAAGCTAGAATCCGCTTAGGTTCATTGACAACCATACAGTCCCCGAATCCATGAAAACCTTCGTCCAAATCTGCCAAATCATCGTCGGCTGCGGCCTGCTCAACGTCTGGCTTTTGCGCTTCAACAAAGCCACGGCTTACCGCGGAGGATCTGCGGCCACCATGCCCGAGGAATTCGCCGCTTATGGCCTCCCGGCGTGGTCCTGCTACCTGGTGGGAGTGTTGAAGGTCGCCTCCGCTCTCGCACTGCTCGCCGGCCTGATCTGCCCCGCGCTCGTCCTTCCGGCCGCAATCGTTGTCGCTCTCCTCATGGCAGGCGCGGTGGCGATGCATCTCAAAGTCGGCGACCCGTTCAAGAAGTCCGTGCCCGCACTTTCGGTGCTCGTGCTCAGCGCCATCATCATCGCGGGCAATTGGACGGCTTGATAGCTGTATTTTGTGCCTTTCGAGGGGCGTCAACGCCCATGGCAGAGCGCCGATGACCACGCTCGAAGCCTGCGGCTCGAATTAGCGACCGAGCCGGCCCGACCAGAGACTCGGCGCTATTTAACCGTGACCACCTCGGACGGCGTAAAGCTGTCGTGGTCCTGCGGGCCCATCTCGACGGTGGCCTTTTTGTCGCCGGCGGCTTTGAGCGCCTCGGCGAGGTCTATGACACGCACGTTCGGGTTGCCGTAGGTTTTCCAGTGATATTTCTTGGCCTTCAGGTCGGACACCGTGGTCCACGAAGTGTAGTCGGGAAATTTCTCCGATGTGCCGGCTGGAGGCATGGCGGCGCCGGGCGGGATGTCGAAGTTGTTGAGGAAATGGAACATGGTGCCCACGGCCTCGCCGGTGGTCTTCTGAGGCAGGGCGTTCTGCAGGTAGAACGTCATGCGCACGAAGCGCGACGGCGGGCTGAAATCTCCCGGCAAACCGAACGATCCGCCGCCCATGCCGAAGGGCGAAAGCGTGAGGTCGCCGATCTTCTTGTTGGCCGGATAGGCCGCGGACATGTCGAGGTAGGTGTTGAGATTGGTCAGCATCCACGGAAATTCCGGCGCGTTGGTCAGCACGCGCACCGGATTGTCGTGCACGAGCAGCTTGCCGCCGCGCGGTTCGACAACGATGCATTTGCCCGAGGGGTCCTGCACTTTCATGTGCATGTCGGGCACGATGCCGATGAGGTCGAGCACCACGGGCAGGAGCGCGATTTCGCCGATTTTGGCTTTCACGTCCTCCACGGTTGCGCAGTTCGAGAGCACCCATGCGGTGATTTGCGCGGGGGCGAGGCCTTTCGCTGCGTTCTCCGGCGTGGGCTCGGCGTATTGCGCATAGCCGGGGAAGTAAAAGAGCCCGACGTTGAGACCCTGGTCGTTGATCCCGTCGATGAGCATGTCGTGATGCGTGCCGGCGGTCGGTCCCATGAAGCCGTATTTCGATTTCCACTTGAGCCCGTTGTTCCCGGTCGGCGTCGTTCCGACAAACTCCGCTCCTGCAGGCCAGACGGCGAGAACGGAATCGAGCGGTTCGCCGAATTCGAGCGTGCGCCCGACCGCCACGCCGCCATCTTTGGCAATGAGCGCGCCGCCAGTGCAGGCGAGCGCGGGTTGGTTGGCAACGAGCATCGCCGCGAAGGCGAAAAGTGCGGGGACGACTTTAGATGTATTCATGAGTGATGTTTGTTGAGTGTGAGATTATCAAAAAAAAACGCGGTGGACTACTCCGGAAGCATCGGCGTGAAATTTATGCGCAGCCCCCACTGCTGACCGGGCACGGGCGACTGGGCGTAGTATTGCAGGGCCAACCCGATCTGCACCGGGATTTTGCCGATCTTGATCACCTGGGAATACGTGTTGTTGAACGAGATGGTCCACTGCTCATCGAGCCAGTCGTAGGTTGATTCGCTGTCGATGCTGATGCTCGTCGCCGTCTTGAAGGTGTGCGTCACGAAGGGTTGGAAATAGCTCGCGTTGTAATCGCCGGGGCCGGCGACGCGCCAGTTTTGGGTGACGAGCGATCCGATCGTCCATCCGTTCTTCTGCACCAAGGCAACCGCGGACGGACCGAGCGTCATGACATCGCCGCCGAGTTTCTTTTGTGTGGCCGTGGGCAGGATGGACGTGGGCCCGAGGCCCCAGATAATTCCGAAAGGCCCTGGCTTCACCGGCGAAAGAAACGTCTCGAGCTCGAGATCCCCCAGTCCGCTGACATAGCCCGGACCGAACACATTGCTCGTAGAGATGAACGGCAGGACCGGCCGCACGATGTAGTTCCATTCGGGCGTGATGTGAAGAGGGATGACCGGCTGGATATTGAGTAAGTAAGCGTTCCCTGGTGCTCCCCAACGCCGAAATTGAAGTTATTCTGAAACTGCATGCTGATCAGGTCCGCAACCGGGTTCTGCAATTTCTGGGCCAACTCGGCGGTGTTGGCCTCAGGCGCCGGTGCCGTGGTCACCTCGACCGGAGCGGCAGCGATGGCCCCGCCGGCAAACAGGGCGAGAAACATGGAAGTGAGGGGGAGCGATTTCATGGGCGGCAGACACTCTCAGAACCCGTTGCGATTGTAAAATCCCTCATTCGGCCGCACGACGAAACGGCAATTTTTTCGACGAAAAAGTAGTTTTGCCCGCCCGAGCATCACGACCTCCCCCGCGGCGAAGCAAATGCGATTCAGGTCCTGAAACGCCTGCGCGACAGGCTTGATATACGAAGCACCTTCGTATAAACACGCATTATGAGGACATCAACCGTGCCCGCACGCAACGGCCGCAAGGGAGGAAAGGCACGAACCGCGGCAAAATCACTGGCCGCGCGTCAGAATATCCTGCTGCGCTGGCACAAACCCGGCCGGGATGGCGTCATCCCCCTCGCCGCACTGATCGACGGTGCTTGGTATCTCGGAGACGGCCGCTCGGCTTCCGTGGCTTTCTGGGACGGATTCCGCAAGACCTTCCATACCGTTTCGGCAAATTCGTGGTTCGACCCGGCTACCTATCCGGAAATCACCGGTCGCACCGTGCGGCTAAAGCAAGAGCGCCACGTTGCCTCCGGCGGCACTTTCGCTCCGCGGGAAATTCTGTCGGCTGCCGCACAGAGCCGTGTATGAACGGTTTTACCAAAAAAGCGGATGTGGAGCGCGCGCTCACCGAGCCGGGGCGACAGATGGCGCTCCGCGACGCTGATCCCGTCACGGTGTTGTGTTGCGGCGCATCAGCCCTGTGCGTGGTCGGCGCGCTATCGCGCCGCACCCTCGACGTGGACGCGGTGGGTATGATCGACGCCGAAGGTAGAATCGTTGCCAGCGAGGATTTCTCTCCGGAGATGGACGCCGCCATCACCGCAGCCGGGCTTTCGCTTTCACTCAACCCCGGTTGGTTCAACATGGCAGCATCGCCAATACTCGCTCGCGGTCTTCCGCCCGGAGCAATCGAGCGCTCCGCAAAACACAGCGCCGATTTCGGCCCATGTCTTACTGTCCGCTTCATGGACCGGCTGGACCTGATTGCGTTGAAAATGTCAGCAGCTCTGGACCCGCTTGAGGGGCGCCGGCACATCGAAGACTTGGTGGCCATAGATCCGACGCGCGGAGAGCTTAAGCACGGGGCCGATTGGGTTGCCACGTGGCCGTCTGGCCCATCGTTCAGGCAGGCTTTCTATCGGCTGCTGGAGGGATTCGACGCCGCGGATCTTTACCGTGAATAAAATGAGCGGAAGACTCTTTCTCGCTCTCCAGGCAACGCGCGTGCATTTACTCCCCCGGAGATTCATCGCTGTCGCGAGCGTCTTTATTGTGCTGTTGCAGCACGGCGTCCGCGCGGAGGAACCCGACGACTCAGCGAATATTTTGGCGCGTATCTCCTCCCTCGCAAAGAATGTGGCCAAACCGATCGGCATGGAGTTCTTTGTCGATTACTACGGCGTGTTCCAAGGCAATCCGGTCGGCGGACTGTCGCAATCCTTCGCCTACTCGCAGATGCTGCCGTTCGGATTTGAATGGAAAGAGCCGCTCGGTTGGCGCGGAGGCGGATTGCGCGTGTCTGCTGTCTCCGGCGCGGGACGCGATCTTTCCGCCACGATCGGCAACACCTTCGAAGTCTCGCAGGCATGGACCGACAACACAGTCTTCCTCTACGAGGCCTACCTTGTTCAAAAGGCTTTCGATGACCGGCTGCAAGTGTTGGCCGGGCGCATTTCGTCCGCCGAATTTTTCGGCGGACTGCCGGCGCTCAACCTGCTCGTGACCGGCGGACTCAACTCCGTGCCGATCGCGCTCAAACTCAACTCGCCTTTCACCGGAAGCGCTTCTGCTTCGTGGGCCGCGGGTGCGCGATGGTTGCCCGCCGAGGAGACCTACATCATGGCCGGATGGTTCCAAGCGCGTGCCGACTTGGACGAATCAGGCCCCTACCACGGTTTGGATCTCGGTTTCGGTCAGGGCGATGGCGGGTTTGCCGTAGCGGAAGTCGGTTGGACTCCCAACTCCAAACAATTCACCGCCGTGCAGGAAGACCGCCGTTTCACCCGCAACCGCACCGAACTCACCGGCGACCGGAGCGGCTTGCCCGGCATCTACAAACTGGGCGCCTATTTTTCCACTACGTCCACGGCGAATTATCCCGGCGGTTGGGGCGAAAATCCGTTCGGATTTTACCTGCTCGGCCAACAAACACTTTGGGAACAAACGCCCGGACAAATTCAAGCGCCGCACCTCTGCGTGTTCAGCGGTGCCACGTGGTCACCGCCGACCGGCGTGACCGAAATGCCGTGGAGCGGATTCGCCGGCAGCGCTTGGCAAGGCCCGTTGCCCGGGCGGCCCACGGACCATCTTTACGTCGTCGGGCAAATCGGCAACTTCAGCGAGCCCTACGCGCAAAGCGTCCGGCAATCATCCTCCGGCGCCTTCGAGTCCGTGCTCAACGCGGGCTACATCTTCAAAATCACCAAGGAATTGGCCGTGCAGCCCGACATTCAATACATCATCCGCCCGGGCGGCTTCGGTGAATCCGGCAACGCCCTTGTCCTCGGCGTGCAGGTGAGCGTCGAACTGTAGGCGAAGCTCAAGGTGGATCGCGTCTCCTTGCACGCGCATCTTTCCCGTTGTATAGACGTAATTAATGACTTCTACCTACAACATGCGCGAGGCTCAGGCCAACCTGACCAAGCTTTGCCGTTCCGGTCGGCGTTTTGTCATTTCCAACCGCAATCG
Proteins encoded in this window:
- a CDS encoding DoxX family protein, whose translation is MKTFVQICQIIVGCGLLNVWLLRFNKATAYRGGSAATMPEEFAAYGLPAWSCYLVGVLKVASALALLAGLICPALVLPAAIVVALLMAGAVAMHLKVGDPFKKSVPALSVLVLSAIIIAGNWTA
- a CDS encoding choloylglycine hydrolase family protein — encoded protein: MNTSKVVPALFAFAAMLVANQPALACTGGALIAKDGGVAVGRTLEFGEPLDSVLAVWPAGAEFVGTTPTGNNGLKWKSKYGFMGPTAGTHHDMLIDGINDQGLNVGLFYFPGYAQYAEPTPENAAKGLAPAQITAWVLSNCATVEDVKAKIGEIALLPVVLDLIGIVPDMHMKVQDPSGKCIVVEPRGGKLLVHDNPVRVLTNAPEFPWMLTNLNTYLDMSAAYPANKKIGDLTLSPFGMGGGSFGLPGDFSPPSRFVRMTFYLQNALPQKTTGEAVGTMFHFLNNFDIPPGAAMPPAGTSEKFPDYTSWTTVSDLKAKKYHWKTYGNPNVRVIDLAEALKAAGDKKATVEMGPQDHDSFTPSEVVTVK
- a CDS encoding transporter, translated to MRPVLPFISTSNVFGPGYVSGLGDLELETFLSPVKPGPFGIIWGLGPTSILPTATQKKLGGDVMTLGPSAVALVQKNGWTIGSLVTQNWRVAGPGDYNASYFQPFVTHTFKTATSISIDSESTYDWLDEQWTISFNNTYSQVIKIGKIPVQIGLALQYYAQSPVPGQQWGLRINFTPMLPE
- a CDS encoding carbohydrate porin: MSGRLFLALQATRVHLLPRRFIAVASVFIVLLQHGVRAEEPDDSANILARISSLAKNVAKPIGMEFFVDYYGVFQGNPVGGLSQSFAYSQMLPFGFEWKEPLGWRGGGLRVSAVSGAGRDLSATIGNTFEVSQAWTDNTVFLYEAYLVQKAFDDRLQVLAGRISSAEFFGGLPALNLLVTGGLNSVPIALKLNSPFTGSASASWAAGARWLPAEETYIMAGWFQARADLDESGPYHGLDLGFGQGDGGFAVAEVGWTPNSKQFTAVQEDRRFTRNRTELTGDRSGLPGIYKLGAYFSTTSTANYPGGWGENPFGFYLLGQQTLWEQTPGQIQAPHLCVFSGATWSPPTGVTEMPWSGFAGSAWQGPLPGRPTDHLYVVGQIGNFSEPYAQSVRQSSSGAFESVLNAGYIFKITKELAVQPDIQYIIRPGGFGESGNALVLGVQVSVEL